A section of the Citrus sinensis cultivar Valencia sweet orange chromosome 8, DVS_A1.0, whole genome shotgun sequence genome encodes:
- the LOC102608542 gene encoding uncharacterized protein LOC102608542: MASIIISIIFHMLFYSELHPAKAKPWIRVGYLYSGEVSAISRINYDLFTHLICSYADINSTTYQLSLSSPFDGNQIFPKFMDAVKQKNPSITTLLSIGRGIYTNNSIYSSMVRNSSHRKSFIDSSIRIARLYGFQGLDFAWTAPNTSTDMLNMGILFDEWRAAATQLEAKSSSRQQSQLILTAGFHYSPPDNSYLVNSMQRNLNWVHVVTSNYYEPISTNFTAAHAALYGSSSGGYARSTDQVLKAWIERGLSADKLVLCLPFYGYAWTLVKPEDNGIGAAATGPALSNGGFVTYRDIKNHIKTYGPNVQVMYNSTYVMNYFSTGTVWFGFDDVEAVRAKIAYAKEKRLLGYFVLRIPFDDHNWELSQAAAQKDRTTSASADKDEHSNNRRLSLVLISTAAGALTLLLGFCAYKYNRMKRLKLIEEGSAKASNKRGNNEAEAGDFNRNVPNLRVYNFADIEVATEGFSVRNKLGEGGYGPVYKGVLPCGNVIAVKKLSKTSTQGFEEFKNEVMLTAKLQHVNLIRVLGFCIDSEERMLVYEYMPNKSLDCYLFDPIRRLILDWKKRVHIIEGITQGLLYLQEYSRLTIIHRDLKASNILLGEAMKPKISDFGLARIFAKESLEANTEQVVGTIGYIPPEYARQGVYSTKSDVFSFGVLLLQIISGKRLSMLCGINENLSILEHAYELWKGGKGVEFVDSSLDDTNSPCKLMRCLEIALLCVQENPNDRPSMLQVSSMLKNETTNRNTPKKPAFSKQVDEIGIELLSTTQLEKCSACDLSFSEVVHTRYASNSQVPTMASKIIVLVLHICIFSESLPTRAQTLIRAGYWDSGDEFFISDVNSALFTHLMCGFADVNSTSYELSLSPSDEKQFSNFTDTVKKKNPSITTLLSIGGGKNPNYSTYSSMASNPSSRKSFIDSSIKIARLYGFQGLDLSWSWANTSWDNYNIGILFKEWRAAVALEARNNSSQSQLILTARVAYSPYSTIGAYSIDSIRQYLNWVHVITAEYSRPMWTNHTSAPAALYDPNSVFNTEYGITAWTDEGLSADKLVLGLPCYGYAWTLVKPEDNGIGAAATGPALSDIGFVTYKEIKNYIKSYGPNVPVMYNSTYVMNYCSIGKIWFGFDDVEAVRMKVAYAKEKKLRGYFVWKVAYDHDWMLSQAAAEGDDKNGKKKRLLWVVVLPTTAACILLLGFWLYYYCWMKTLKLKVIDSAKSSKDGANSQAHAGDFNSNDPDLREYSLADIEVATDRFSIENKLGEGGYGPVYKGVLPGGQVIAVKKLSKTSKQGFEEFKNEVMLTAKLQHVNLIRILGFCIDREEQMLIYEYMPKRSLDYFLFDPIRRFILDWKKRIHIIQGITQGLLYLQEYSRLTIIHRDLKASNVLLDENMKPKISDFGLARIFVKDDVEANTSRIVGTHGYIPPEYVTRGIYSTKSDVYSFGVLLLQIISGRRLFVQSGQNENSSLVQYAYELWKDGKGMGLMDTSLDDTHSSWKLLTCLQIALLCVQENPDDRPSMLEVSSMLENESTADIMTPKKPATFSKQAYEDEQRKATIGLEICSSNDVTISQLVGR, translated from the exons ATGGCATCCATAATTATCAGCATCATCTTCCACATGTTGTTCTATTCAGAACTTCATCCCGCGAAAGCAAAACCGTGGATCAGGGTCGGTTACTTGTATTCAGGCGAAGTGTCCGCCATTTCGCGCATAAATTATGATCTCTTCACTCACCTTATTTGCTCTTACGCTGATATCAATTCCACCACTTACCAGCTATCTTTATCATCACCGTTTGATGGAAATCAAATATTCCCCAAATTTATGGACGCTGTGAAACAAAAGAACCCATCAATCACTACACTTCTCTCCATTGGACGAGGAATATATACAAACAATTCTATATATTCTTCAATGGTAAGAAATTCTTCTCACAGAAAATCTTTCATCGACTCTTCAATAAGAATAGCTAGGCTTTATGGCTTTCAGGGCCTAGATTTTGCTTGGACAGCTCCTAACACAAGCACCGATATGCTCAATATGGGCATACTCTTTGACGAGTGGCGAGCTGCTGCCACACAATTAGAGGCAAAAAGCTCTAGCCGCCAGCAATCCCAGCTGATCTTGACCGCAGGGTTTCATTATTCACCACCAGACAATTCGTACCTTGTGAATTCGATGCAACGAAACTTGAATTGGGTTCATGTTGTTACTTCTAACTACTACGAGCCTATATCAACAAACTTCACTGCGGCACATGCAGCTCTGTATGGCTCAAGTAGCGGCGGCTATGCTAGAAGTACCGATCAGGTTTTAAAGGCATGGATTGAGAGAGGGTTATCGGCTGATAAGTTGGTTTTGTGTTTGCCTTTCTACGGCTATGCATGGACGCTTGTGAAACCTGAAGACAATGGTATTGGAGCAGCAGCAACAGGGCCAGCTTTGAGTAATGGTGGCTTTGTGACCTATAGGGATATCAAGAATCACATCAAGACCTATGGTCCTAATGTTCAAGTTATGTACAATTCAACTTATGTGATGAATTACTTCTCCACTGGGacggtttggtttggttttgaTGATGTGGAGGCTGTTAGAGCTAAGATCGCCTATGCCAAAGAGAAGAGATTGCTTGGTTACTTTGTGTTGCGAATTCCTTTTGATGATCATAATTGGGAGCTTTCTCAAGCTGCAG CACAAAAAGACAGGACTACTTCTGCTTCAGCTGACAAAGATGAACATAGTAATAACCGGCGTCTGTCCTTGGTACTCATTTCGACTGCAGCGGGAGCTTTGACTCTCCTTCTAGGCTTTTGTGCATATAAATACAACAGGATGAAAAGGCTCAAGTTAATTGAAG AGGGCTCTGCTAAAGCATCAAACAAGAGAGGAAATAATGAAGCAGAAGCTGGAGACTTTAACAGAAATGTTCCTAACCTCAGAGTATATAATTTTGCTGATATTGAGGTGGCCACCGAGGGATTTTCAGTTAGAAATAAGCTTGGGGAAGGTGGATATGGTCCTGTTTACAAG GGTGTATTACCCTGCGGAAATGTGATAGCAGTGAAGAAACTTTCAAAAACATCCACACAAGGATTTGAGGAGTTCAAGAATGAGGTTATGCTTACTGCCAAACTCCAACATGTAAATCTTATCAGAGTTTTAGGTTTTTGCATTGATAGTGAGGAACGGATGCTGGTCTACGAGTACATGCCAAACAAAAGCTTGGATTGCTACCTTTTTG ATCCCATCAGAAGACTTATTTTGGATTGGAAAAAACGTGTTCATATAATTGAAGGGATAACTCAAGGGCTTTTATACCTCCAGGAATATTCAAGACTGACTATTATTCATCGAGACTTGAAAGCTAGTAATATTTTGTTAGGTGAAGCTATGAAAcctaaaatttcagattttggtTTGGCTAGGATTTTTGCAAAAGAGAGTCTCGAAGCGAATACAGAACAAGTTGTGGGAACAAT CGGCTATATTCCTCCTGAGTACGCCAGACAAGGTGTATACTCTACCAAATCAGACGTTTTTAGTTTCGGAGTTTTACTTCTACAAATTATAAGTGGAAAGAGGCTTTCAATGTTATGTGGcatcaatgaaaatttaagcATTCTAGAGCAC GCATATGAGTTGTGGAAAGGTGGCAAAGGCGTGGAGTTTGTGGATTCATCACTAGATGATACAAATTCCCCTTGTAAATTAATGAGATGTCTGGAAATAGCTTTGTTGTGTGTCCAGGAGAATCCAAACGATAGACCTTCAATGTTACAAGTTTCCTCAATGCTCAAGAATGAAACCACAAATAGAAATACTCCCAAGAAGCCTGCTTTCTCAAAACAAGTTGATGAAATTGGCATTGAACTATTATCTACAACACAATTGGAAAAATGTTCGGCTTGTGATTTATCATTTTCGGAAGTGGTA CATACTAGGTATGCCTCCAACAGCCAGGTTCCCACAATGGCATCCAAAATTATCGTTCTTGTCCTTCACATTTGTATATTTTCAGAATCGCTTCCTACAAGAGCACAAACTTTAATCAGAGCTGGTTACTGGGATTCAGGCGATGAGTTCTTCATTTCAGATGTAAATTCTGCTCTCTTCACTCACCTTATGTGTGGTTTTGCTGATGTCAACTCAACTTCCTACGAGCTCTCTTTATCACCTTCTGATGAAAAACAATTCTCCAACTTCACAGAcactgtaaaaaaaaagaacccaTCAATCACTACACTTCTTTCCATCGGAGGAGGAAAGAATCCAAACTATTCAACTTATTCTTCCATGGCGAGCAATCCTTCTTCCAGGAAATCCTTCATTGACTCCTCAATAAAAATAGCAAGACTTTATGGCTTTCAAGGCTTAGATCTATCATGGTCTTGGGCAAACACAAGTTGGGATAATTACAATATTGGTATTCTCTTTAAAGAGTGGCGAGCTGCCGTAGCTTTAGAAGCAAGAAATAACTCGAGCCAATCACAGTTGATTTTGACGGCAAGGGTCGCTTATTCACCATACTCAACAATAGGAGCTTATTCAATCGACTCGATAAGACAATACTTGAATTGGGTTCATGTTATCACTGCTGAATACTCAAGACCTATGTGGACAAATCATACTAGTGCTCCTGCGGCTCTGTATGACCCAAATAGTGTCTTTAATACTGAATACGGAATCACGGCATGGACCGATGAAGGATTATCGGCTGACAAGTTGGTTTTGGGTTTGCCTTGCTATGGCTATGCGTGGACGCTTGTGAAACCTGAGGACAATGGTATTGGTGCAGCAGCAACAGGACCAGCTTTGAGTGATATCGGCTTTGTGACTTATAAGGAAATCAAGAATTACATCAAGAGCTATGGTCCTAATGTTCCAGTTATGTACAATTCAACTTATGTGATGAATTACTGCTCGATTGGGAagatttggtttggttttgaTGATGTCGAGGCCGTTAGAATGAAGGTTGCATATGCTAAGGAGAAGAAGTTACGTGGTTACTTTGTGTGGAAAGTTGCCTATGATCATGATTGGATGCTTTCTCAAGCTGCAG CTGAAGGGGATGACAAGAATGGTAAAAAAAAGCGACTATTATGGGTAGTTGTTTTGCCTACAACTGCAGCTTGTATTCTTCTACTAGGTTTTTGGCTATATTACTACTGCTGGATGAAAACCCTCAAATTAAAAG TAATTGACTCAGCCAAGTCATCAAAGGACGGAGCAAACAGTCAAGCACATGCTGGAGATTTTAACAGCAATGATCCTGATCTTAGAGAATATAGCTTGGCTGATATTGAGGTGGCCACGGAtagattttcaattgaaaataagctCGGGGAGGGTGGATATGGCCCTGTTTACAAG GGTGTATTACCTGGTGGACAGGTAATAGCAGTGAAGAAACTCTCAAAGACATCCAAACAAGGATTTGAGGAGTTCAAGAATGAGGTTATGCTTACTGCAAAACTCCAACATGTAAATCTTATTAGGATTTTAGGTTTTTGCATTGACAGAGAAGAACAAATGCTGATCTACGAGTACATGCCAAAACGAAGCTTGGACTATTTCCTTTTTG ATCCCATCCGAAGGTTTATTTTGGATTGGAAAAAACGCATTCATATCATTCAAGGAATAACTCAAGGGCTTCTTTATCTTCAAGAATATTCTAGATTAACAATTATTCATCGAGATTTGAAAGCCAGTAATGTTTTATTGGATGAAAATATGAAGCCTAAAATATCAGATTTTGGCTTAGCTAGAATTTTTGTGAAAGACGACGTTGAAGCAAACACCAGTCGAATTGTTGGAACACA TGGCTATATCCCTCCTGAGTATGTGACGAGAGGCATCTACTCCACCAAATCTGATGTCTACAGTTTTGGGGTTTTACTTTTGCAAATTATAAGTGGAAGAAGATTGTTCGTTCAATCTGGCCAGAATGAAAATTCAAGCCTTGTACAGTAT GCTTATGAGCTGTGGAAAGATGGGAAAGGCATGGGGTTAATGGATACATCACTAGATGATACGCATTCCTCGTGGAAATTGCTAACATGTCTGCAAATAGCTCTGTTGTGTGTTCAGGAGAACCCAGACGATAGACCTTCTATGCTGGAAGTTTCTTCGATGCTCGAAAATGAGAGCACGGCTGATATAATGACTCCAAAGAAGCCTGCAACTTTCTCAAAGCAAGCTTACGAAGATGAACAAAGGAAAGCCACGATTGGATTGGAAATTTGTTCAAGTAATGATGTAACAATTTCACAATTGGTTGgtagatga